One window of the Colias croceus chromosome 5, ilColCroc2.1 genome contains the following:
- the LOC123691898 gene encoding uncharacterized protein LOC123691898, with the protein MASVTDNIAGAGSEIFNPLPPVLCHNPRLKVEPEKVSLRNVFAEKLPHQHKSEIVIKEETKKDPVPKFPLHISWSPSHFCFDLNGEVMICKLRIWNPGNRTIYTRCCGLWDDSARLGASWKTYPRTRFRLVPGQEGILYIKATPRDRSPIPLAHIGLQITSAHLRDNVVGYFLVPILVKFMTYVPPCLMADE; encoded by the exons ATGGCGTCAGTAACGGATAACATTGCAGGTGCAGGGTCAGAAATATTTAACCCACTTCCACCAGTGTTATGTCATAATCCTCGACTTAAAGTGGAGCCAGAAAAG GTATCACTAAGAAATGTATTTGCTGAAAAGTTGCCACATCAACATAAATCAGAGATTGTTATCAAAGAAGAGACTAAAAAGGATCCTGTTCCAAAGTTTCCTTTACATATAAGTTGGTCACCTAGTCATTTTTGTTTTGACCTTAATGGCGAAGTAATGATATGTAAATTACG AATTTGGAATCCAGGCAACCGCACCATTTATACCCGATGTTGTGGTTTATGGGATGACTCAGCACGACTAGGAGCGAGCTGGAAAACTTATCCTCGAACGAGATTCCGCTTAGTTCCAGGTCAAGAGGGCATACTATACATAAAAGCCACACCTAGAGATCGTTCTCCGATACCATTAGCTCATATTGGCTTGCAAATAACTTCGGCTCATTTGAGGGATAATGTTGTCGGGTACTTTTTAGTACCCATACTGGTCAAATTTATGACGTACGTACCTCCCTGTCTTATGGCAGATGAATAA